A region of Mustela lutreola isolate mMusLut2 chromosome 17, mMusLut2.pri, whole genome shotgun sequence DNA encodes the following proteins:
- the LOC131819395 gene encoding speedy protein E4-like: protein MVLGSRGGQLYLHRPFGHSWLCPSLEKGSRACVRSEFAQNRVSGFWEDRKSWGKIMADDQPNQPHSQSEDQSPQPSTSGYQLNVVDDEIPGPSAPWVDPRPMPESPTRKRGRDESDEETGSGAEDIWVVESLCGLKMKLKRQRVSSVLPEHHEVFKKLLEDPVIQKFLAWDKNLSVSDKYLLSMVIAYFSRAGLFSWQYQRIHFFIALYLANDMEEDNQAPKQAIFSFLYGKNRSERPLFHKLRFQFIRSMNWRTRVSREECEEIQAFDPDLWVWGRDRLTLMP from the exons ATGGTGCTTGGCAGCAGAGGTGGACAACTGTATCTTCACAGACCTTTTGGCCACTCCTGGCTTTGCCCCAGCTTGGAGAAGGGATCACGGGCTTGTGTTCGGTCGGAATTTGCCCAGAACAGGGTCTCAGGTTTCTGGGAGGACAGAAAGAGCTGGGGAAAAATCATGGCTGATGATCAACCTAATCAACCGCATTCCCAGTCTGAGGACCAGAGTCCCCAGCCTAGCACCTCAGGGTACCAGCTCAATGTGGTGGATGATGAAATCCCAGGACCATCAg CCCCCTGGGTAGACCCCCGCCCCATGCCTGAGTCCCCcacaaggaagagaggaagggatgagTCAGATGAGGAGACAGGCTCTGGCGCTGAGGACATCTGGGTCGTGGAGTCACTGTGTGGCCTCAAGATGAAGTTGAAGAGACAACGGGTGTCTTCAGTGCTCCCTGAACACCACGAGGTCTTCAAAAAGTTGCTTG AGGATCCTGTCATTCAAAAATTTCTGGCCTGGGACAAAAATCTGAGCGTATCCGACAAG TATCTCCTGTCTATGGTCATAGCTTACTTCAGCCGTGCTGGCCTCTTCTCTTGGCAGTACCAGCGAATCCATTTCTTCATAGCCCT CTACCTGGCCAATGATATGGAAGAGGATAACCAGGCCCCCAAACAGGCCATCTTTTCATTCCTCTATGGGAAGAACCGGTCCGAGCGACCCTTGTTCCACAAACTGAGATTCCAATTTATACGATCCATGAACTGGAGGACCAGGGTGTCCCGAGAAGAGTGTGAAGAG ATCCAGGCTTTTGATCCAGACCTGTGGGTGTGGGGGCGAGACCGCCTCACTCTGATGCCCTAG
- the LOC131819396 gene encoding speedy protein E4-like, with protein sequence MRWKLYTHSGPSHELTTPQSHDSGRQDPVIQKFLAWDKNLSVSDKYLLSMVIAYFSRAVLFSWQYQRIHFFIALYLANDKEEDNQAPKQAIFSFLYGKNWSERPLFHKLRFQFIRSMNWRTRVSQEECEEN encoded by the exons ATGAGGTGGAAGCTGTACACGCACTCAGGTCCCAGCCACGAGCTGACAACCCCACAGAGCCATGACTCAGGGAGAC AGGATCCTGTCATTCAAAAATTTCTGGCCTGGGACAAAAATCTGAGCGTATCCGACAAG TATCTCCTGTCTATGGTCATAGCTTACTTCAGCCGTGCTGTCCTCTTCTCCTGGCAGTACCAGCGAATCCATTTCTTCATAGCCCT CTACCTGGCCAATGATAAGGAAGAGGATAACCAGGCCCCCAAACAGGCCATCTTTTCATTCCTCTATGGGAAGAACTGGTCTGAGCGACCCTTGTTCCACAAACTGAGATTCCAATTTATACGATCCATGAACTGGAGGACCAGGGTGTCCCAAGAAGAGTGTGAAGAG AATTAA